From a region of the Calliphora vicina chromosome 4, idCalVici1.1, whole genome shotgun sequence genome:
- the su(sable) gene encoding protein suppressor of sable, which produces MSQTQTEEQQKLEVINVDDEDLEDGEIDDSDEEAKDDEDVIIVDSSKGVEKPKNSHDGNALKSLANTESVVTVIDSSSDTAPTPPPSNANQIKSKKPTPVEDDHASSIENAIAMALKKKGIEPTIPKVLETKLQHSDDKDDASAPGQGQSKSSRRRKRKKEKEKERKEKKKRYDSSDPLGPPPLEDEIDMDEYEMLNVRGGSPPPMAALPQQNSQTNMHMYKDQYNDSEDESGSSYDSYDTDADDSNSERRRRKRKKESRKRKEKRQREEDKRHDKRSRRDSMEHRSEPRKLELCKFYLMECCAKKDKCSYMHSDFPCKYYYLGMECVQKEDCKFSHGQPLSEELRNILLKHLETAPKEILGNFKRLSRENSLAMVTKRHEELCRTFNVQNIWAPCTASSLPIHSNRRNNNMNNNINNKNNNNNNKNSNNSEQQHLNKQQQQQNTNSSGIPSLLDLVLNPPPNMDSISNNKSLGPEQNKRKSRWADNNTNTPIINNNPNQMSVQPPSKTAPAYLDLKNLHGILSNEHIDKLQQLGIVNLEQVNQLTFGQLNQIGLTIAEITEIQLNAINMAKLGGMPAVSGTQSMMKTSKATDSIAANNKEGSSSNKGDVDMRFLPTAASSTVTSTSSSTTAVTAAAGPDKDVLTSSNSNSSSGVIMVDYSQYLKDSNISFDRGDMYDDEKDEEQLVIDDDNTDTEEQHQKATDALVTEQQEKKLPSDSYDNGFAAKLPTMSGLTQTFRNPFKTAAPPIPYGSEKSDANRANEKTTQGQRDSSPETERDNEAGFYNSSSARRHSRERSRSRSRTPTRSQSNTPEASQSPQPLQIAPLAAEESTIKDVVYERNTMYDFSSRLAEEDEQRALNTKLDKDMRFLPGGLGSDATASDIDLRLPFQPMTNYTPATEIDGSITSHLPITYKVYEVDVPRPIYVELRKHFNSDHATDPRLRRILGLPELSQSRTSAALSRKVRKTSHSSSIASPSESEEASPKYYTPPSAAEEKLKSRSADPRGDPRASDPRADPRSEARTETRTDPRSDPRSDPRSDPRRQDPRSAASSNSTVTTSSTITTANAAGGQKQNIEIRNLLQKSEWYKNLNSKFKIMVNQQLALVSTELKKFHQDPSPNKIFDISFIVNNQTLQQILTNLGIYIDDNGEVAHIDNDNEELTDASQDLGGSNLKSNINLPNMSQPPPNVGGGGGGVGMQQNNPALDFLRAPPPMVVAQGPPPIALGPMFQRPPMQVQAFARPSLLGMPPAGQGNPLNPFANPLNINPNFLAANPNLLGAFGPNFVPNLGMAANMQQQQQQQQQQRNFNNNQRNNQRQQNRRKI; this is translated from the exons atgtctCAAACACAGACAGAAGAGCAGCAGAAATTAGAAGTCATAAATGTAGATGATGAAGATTTAGAAGATGGTGAGATCGATGACAGTGATGAGGAGGCCAAAGATGATGAAGATGTCATTATTGTGGACAGCAGTAAAGGTGTTGAAAAACCTAAAAACTCACATGATGGCAATGCTCTGAAATCATTGGCCAATACGGAATCAGTGGTCACCGTTATTGATTCGTCCAGTGATACGGCACCCACACCACCACCCAGCAATGCGAATCAGATAAAATCAAAGAAACCCACACCAGTCGAAGATGATCATGCGAGCAGCATTGAAAATGCCATAGCCATGGCTTTAAAGAAAAAGGGTATAGAGCCGACAATACCAAAAGTATTGGAGACAAAATTACAGCACTCGGATGATAAGGATGATGCGTCCGCTCCGGGTCAGGGACAAAGTAAGAGCAGTCGTCGGCGTAAGCGCAAAAAGGAGAAGGAAAAGGAGAGGAAGGAAAAG AAAAAACGTTATGACTCCTCGGATCCCTTGGGTCCACCACCCCTGGAAGATGAAATCGATATGGATGAATATGAAATGTTAAATGTAAGAGGCGGTAGTCCGCCTCCCATGGCTGCCCTGCCACAGCAAAACTCTCAAACAAACATGCACATGTATAAAGATCAATATAATGATTCCGAAGATGAGTCGGGCTCCTCCTACGACAGCTATGACACTGATGCCGATGACAGCAACAGTGAGCGCCGGCGACGTAAACGCAAAAAAGAGTCACGTAAACGCAAGGAAAAACGCCAGCGTGAAGAAGATAAGCGTCATGATAAACGCAGTCGTCGTGATTCCATGGAACATCGCAGTGAACCGCGAAAGCTAGAGTTGTGTAAATTCTATCTAATGGAATGTTGTGctaaaaaagacaaatgctctTATATGCATTCGGATTTTCCGTGTAAATATTACTATCTGGGCATGGAGTGTGTGCAGAAAGAGGATTGTAAGTTCTCGCATGGTCAGCCATTGTCGGAGGAGTTGAGAAATATATTGCTGAAACATTTAGAAACCGCACCCAAAGAGATTTTAGGCAATTTCAAACGTTTGTCTAGGGAAAACTCACTGGCCATGGTGACCAAGCGACACGAGGAGTTGTGTCGAACGTTTAATGTGCAAAATATCTGGGCTCCCTGTACGGCCAGCTCATTGCCCATACACAGCAATAGGCGCAATAATAATATGaataacaatattaataataagaacaacaataataataataagaacaGCAACAATAGCGAGCAACAGCATCTAAataaacagcagcaacaacagaataccAATAGCAGTGGTATACCCTCATTACTGGATTTAGTATTAAATCCTCCACCCAACATGGACAGCATTAGCAATAACAAGTCCTTAGGTCCAGAACAAAACAAACGCAAATCTAGATGGGCTGATAATAATACTAATACTcccataattaataataatcctAATCAAATGTCTGTACAGCCACCCTCAAAAACAGCACCCGCCTATTTGGATCTGAAAAATCTGCATGGCATTTTGAGTAACGAACATATTGATAAACTACAACAGCTGGGCATCGTCAATTTGGAACAGGTTAATCAGCTGACCTTTGGCCAACTAAATCAAATTGGTTTGACTATAGCGGAAATAACAGAGATTCAATTGAATGCAATCAATATGGCTAAATTGGGTGGCATGCCAGCTGTCAGTGGCACGCAGAGCATGATGAAAACCAGTAAAGCTACTGATAGTATTGCAGCGAACAATAAGGAGGGAAG TTCCTCTAACAAAGGCGATGTAGACATGCGTTTCCTACCCACTGCAGCATCCTCAACAGTTACCAGCACATCGTCATCAACAACCGCTGTGACAGCAGCAGCCGGCCCCGATAAAGATGTCTTAACGTCTTCCAATTCGAATAGCAGCAGTGGCGTTATTATGGTGGACTATTCACAGTATTTGAAAGACTCAAATATCTCCTTCGATAGAGGAGATATGT ATGATGACGAAAAAGATGAAGAACAACTGGTTATTGATGACGATAATACCGATACGGAAGAGCAGCATCAAAAGGCAACGGATGCTTTAGTAACAGAGCAGCAGGAAAAG AAACTTCCTAGCGATTCCTATGACAATGGTTTTGCCGCCAAACTGCCCACCATGTCCGGTTTAACACAGACTTTCCGCAATCCCTTCAAAACAGCCGCTCCCCCAATCCCCTATGGCTCAGAGAAATCAGATGCAAATCGTGCTAATGAGAAGACGACTCAAGGCCAACGTGATAGCAGTCCTGAAACTGAAAGAGACAATGAAGCCGGTTTCTATAACTCCTCATCGGCGAGAAGACACTCGCGAGAAAGAAGTCGTTCCAGATCAAGAACGCCCACTCGCTCCCAATCAAATACTCCGGAGGCCTCACAGTCGCCACAACCTCTGCAAATTGCCCCATTGGCTGCTGAGGAAAGCACCATTAAAGATGTGGTGTATGAAAGAAACACCATGTATGATTTTAGTTCACGCCTGGCTGAGGAGGATGAGCAGAGAGCCTTAAACACAAAATTGGATAAAGATATGAGATTTTTACCCGGAGGTTTGGGTTCAGATGCCACGGCTAGTGATATAGACCTGCGTTTGCCCTTCCAGCCCATGACCAATTACACGCCAGCCACTGAGATAGATGGTTCGATAACGTCACACTTGCCCATTACCTATAAAGTGTATGAAGTTGATGTGCCGCGTCCCATTTATGTGGAGCTGAGAAAGCATTTTAATTCAGATCATGCCACAGATCCAAGACTGCGTAGAATATTGGGTTTGCCGGAGTTGTCACAGTCGAGAACTTCAGCAGCGTTAAGTAGAAAAGTGCGCAAGACCAGTCACAGCAGCAGCATAGCCTCACCCTCGGAGTCCGAGGAAGCTTCACCCAAATACTATACACCACCCTCAGCAGCAGAAGAAAAACTGAAAAGCCGTAGTGCAGATCCACGAGGAGATCCCCGGGCCTCGGACCCCAGAGCTGATCCTAGAAGCGAGGCTAGAACTGAAACCCGCACAGATCCTCGCTCAGATCCACGCTCAGATCCGCGCTCTGATCCCAGACGTCAAGATCCCCGCAGTGCAGCCTCTTCGAATAGCACCGTTACCACCTCTAGTACCATAACCACCGCCAATGCTGCCGGCggccaaaaacaaaatatcgaaATACGTAATCTTTTGCAAAAATCCGAATGGTACAAGAATCTTAATTCGAAATTCAAGATAATGGTTAATCAGCAGCTGGCTTTGGTATCCACCGAACTGAAAAAGTTTCACCAGGATCCCTCGCCCAATAAGATCTTTGACATTTCGTTTATTGTCAACAACCAGACATTGCAGCAGATTTTAACCAATCTCGGCATTTATATCGATGACAATGGCGAGGTGGCCCACATAGACAACGATAATGAAGAACTAACGGATGCCTCACAAGATCTGGGCGGAAGTAATCTTAAATCGAATATTAATCTGCCCAATATGTCACAGCCACCACCCAATGTGGGCGGCGGCGGCGGTGGTGTTGGTATGCAGCAAAATAATCCGGCCTTGGATTTCCTAAGAGCACCGCCTCCCATGGTGGTGGCCCAGGGACCACCACCCATAGCTTTGGGTCCCATGTTCCAAAGACCGCCCATGCAAGTGCAAGCCTTTGCTAGACCCTCACTGCTAGGTATGCCTCCAGCAGGCCAGGGCAATCCTTTAAATCCCTTTGCCAATCCTTTGAATATTAATCCCAACTTCTTGGCCGCTAATCCCAATCTATTGGGAGCCTTTGGTCCCAATTTCGTTCCTAACCTAGGCATGGCTGCCAAcatgcaacagcagcagcaacaacaacagcaacagcgtaatttcaataataatcaACGCAACAATCAGCGCCAGCAGAATAGAAGGAAAATTTAG